From bacterium, one genomic window encodes:
- a CDS encoding OmpA family protein, which translates to MKKHFFCILSVCILSSFLLAQPTYWGTSGLIRTVSADNFGKGYLTISVHGNYYQTNLNNQIIEGALTDYTQRHSNSYISAAFSPLCFLEISGGISGLLVSDKGIYGNDPTQFGFGDTYSGLKLSYTPWWWITIGGYGYLTWPTGSAILKDSLFTETDKSFAGLGLLTFDFTSDKARFPLPLRLHFNFGYIQDHSITSIFESAFPGREDQHDDQYIARAGIEIPAGYFDLFCDFSTEQSTRELVDFGDNPMCITPGIRFNSDWFSTDFGVDIGLGNKGVQDVRHIDNMEWKLTAGVSFMTRLIQEPPQTIYGKLTGSIIDVDKGSPLIAMVTSDDTTMKAPFITKKDGIYTIWLTKGAHNVTYSANGYETFTKSVIITDSIGIALDVALRPLRYFGTLTGKVTDVVSGEIVDADVMIVEEKIKMQVDSQTGIYRGQAKVGTYTLTAEAEGYHPVSEVAITEKDKTTVKDFQLRPLITATDGELTGNVVDVRTGEGISASINVETPGFAPIMSENITGSYKMTLPSGSWTVMASKDGYQTATQTAVIKIGETTVQKIELRPIPMSIITGKVINIKDGLSLTAEISFTDSDIPSIKANKNGIYNISIMPGTYEIEARYEGFIPQVFPIIAEADKSIIRDFELVKAGEKITLKGIFFDFNRASIKPESKPALDKAIKIMTDNPGVRVRIEGHTDSVGSDSYNQKLSQKRADSVKVYLVKSGDIDAARIISMGRGELEPIASNENDEGRSLNRRIEFVILK; encoded by the coding sequence GTGAAAAAGCATTTTTTTTGCATTCTATCAGTGTGCATTCTATCGAGCTTTTTATTAGCTCAACCAACTTACTGGGGAACCAGCGGACTGATTCGAACGGTTTCTGCCGATAACTTTGGAAAAGGTTATTTAACGATTTCCGTCCATGGTAATTATTATCAGACGAATCTGAATAATCAAATAATCGAAGGAGCTCTCACCGATTACACTCAAAGGCATTCAAATTCCTATATTTCTGCGGCATTTTCCCCGTTGTGTTTTCTAGAAATATCGGGCGGCATTTCTGGATTGCTTGTTTCAGATAAAGGTATCTATGGAAATGATCCCACACAGTTTGGTTTCGGCGATACCTATTCCGGTCTCAAACTGTCCTATACCCCATGGTGGTGGATTACAATCGGTGGATACGGCTATCTGACATGGCCTACCGGAAGTGCAATTCTTAAAGATAGTCTTTTCACCGAAACAGATAAGAGTTTTGCGGGTCTCGGGCTTCTTACTTTCGATTTCACAAGCGATAAAGCACGTTTTCCGCTTCCTTTGAGATTGCATTTTAATTTCGGCTATATTCAAGATCATTCGATAACCTCGATATTTGAAAGTGCCTTTCCTGGGCGTGAGGATCAACACGACGATCAATACATAGCCCGAGCAGGCATAGAAATCCCCGCTGGTTATTTCGACCTTTTCTGTGATTTTTCAACCGAACAATCGACTCGAGAATTGGTCGATTTTGGAGACAATCCAATGTGTATAACTCCGGGTATTCGATTCAACAGCGATTGGTTTTCCACCGATTTTGGAGTTGATATAGGGCTTGGGAACAAAGGAGTGCAAGATGTTCGCCATATAGACAACATGGAATGGAAATTAACTGCAGGCGTTTCTTTTATGACAAGGCTTATTCAGGAACCCCCTCAGACAATTTATGGTAAACTCACAGGGTCGATTATCGATGTCGATAAAGGTAGTCCTTTAATAGCAATGGTTACATCCGATGATACAACCATGAAAGCCCCATTTATCACAAAAAAAGATGGGATTTACACAATCTGGTTAACTAAAGGCGCGCACAATGTTACTTATAGCGCGAATGGCTATGAAACATTTACTAAGTCCGTGATTATTACAGATTCAATAGGTATTGCTTTGGACGTGGCATTGAGGCCACTTCGTTATTTTGGAACGCTTACGGGCAAAGTTACCGATGTTGTGAGCGGCGAAATTGTTGATGCTGATGTGATGATAGTTGAGGAGAAAATTAAGATGCAAGTCGATTCGCAAACAGGTATATATCGTGGACAGGCCAAAGTAGGGACATATACTCTGACAGCGGAAGCCGAAGGCTATCACCCCGTTTCCGAGGTGGCTATCACAGAGAAGGACAAAACGACGGTTAAAGATTTTCAACTCAGACCGCTTATTACCGCGACAGACGGCGAACTCACAGGCAATGTTGTCGATGTCAGGACCGGTGAGGGAATTTCGGCAAGCATCAATGTCGAAACACCCGGTTTTGCACCTATTATGAGCGAGAATATTACCGGGAGTTATAAAATGACTTTACCCAGTGGTAGTTGGACTGTTATGGCCTCAAAAGACGGTTATCAAACAGCCACGCAAACAGCTGTGATAAAAATCGGCGAAACAACTGTTCAAAAGATAGAACTTCGGCCGATACCAATGTCGATTATTACAGGAAAAGTAATAAATATTAAGGATGGTTTATCACTGACCGCAGAAATTTCTTTCACGGACTCGGATATTCCCTCGATCAAGGCCAACAAAAACGGAATATATAATATCTCGATAATGCCGGGAACATACGAGATAGAGGCTAGATACGAAGGTTTTATTCCGCAGGTTTTTCCGATTATAGCTGAAGCGGATAAAAGCATAATACGTGATTTTGAGCTTGTAAAAGCCGGGGAGAAAATTACCCTCAAAGGAATATTTTTCGATTTCAATAGGGCTTCAATCAAGCCGGAAAGTAAACCGGCGCTCGATAAGGCTATAAAAATAATGACAGATAATCCGGGGGTCCGAGTTCGTATCGAAGGCCACACAGATTCTGTCGGTTCTGACAGTTATAACCAAAAGCTCTCTCAAAAACGCGCCGATTCAGTTAAAGTATATCTTGTCAAGAGCGGGGATATAGATGCTGCCAGGATTATCTCTATGGGAAGGGGAGAGCTCGAACCGATTGCTTCTAATGAGAATGATGAAGGAAGGAGTCTCAATAGGCGTATAGAATTTGTGATTCTCAAATAG
- a CDS encoding glycosyltransferase family 2 protein has protein sequence MKVLAITPAFNAEKTIDSLIEVLLQTFDTEDILLIDDGSTDHTLEIAKRNRIQVIRFERNMGKGAALKTGFKLAIEKGYDAALTIDSDLQHPPELCANFIDKMKKSSADLVLGDRMTDVRGMPFIRKFSNSATSFFVRLWTGEKMRDSQCGFRLISTSILRNVHLRIDRYQTETELLLEASSLGAKFSYVTIPTIYNEQPSNINGFSETLSFIGLMLSYPFRRIPK, from the coding sequence GTGAAAGTTCTCGCAATAACCCCGGCTTTCAATGCAGAGAAGACGATAGATAGCCTTATTGAAGTTCTTTTACAGACTTTCGATACCGAGGACATTCTTCTCATTGACGATGGAAGCACAGATCATACTCTAGAAATAGCGAAGCGGAACAGAATTCAAGTAATAAGATTTGAGCGCAATATGGGAAAAGGCGCGGCTCTTAAAACCGGCTTTAAATTGGCTATTGAAAAAGGCTATGATGCAGCTCTGACTATAGATTCCGATTTACAACATCCACCGGAGTTATGCGCTAATTTCATTGATAAGATGAAGAAATCTTCTGCGGATCTTGTCCTTGGCGACCGAATGACCGATGTAAGAGGTATGCCCTTTATTAGGAAATTTTCAAACAGTGCAACGAGTTTTTTTGTCCGTTTATGGACAGGCGAAAAGATGCGCGATTCGCAGTGTGGTTTCAGACTGATAAGCACATCCATTTTGCGCAATGTTCATCTTAGGATAGACCGCTATCAAACCGAAACCGAATTATTACTTGAAGCATCGAGTCTTGGTGCAAAATTCTCTTATGTTACTATACCGACAATTTATAATGAGCAACCAAGTAACATCAATGGATTTTCTGAAACCCTAAGCTTTATTGGTCTTATGTTGTCATATCCCTTCAGGAGAATTCCCAAATGA
- a CDS encoding small multi-drug export protein: MAGKRAKIALFVLIILFVSSLVASETVPRDEEALSHGDKIASWLHKKGIPSDLVVLIIAMLPIVELRGAIPVAMHLFGMSIPHSYILCVLGNMIPIPFILLLLGPVSRFLRRMKIFDKFFIWLFNRTRKRSNKIKKYEELGLIAFVAIPLPITGAWTGSLAAFLFGLRFWPSFFCALAGVCIAGVVVTAFSALGWVGAISAGVILIIIAATSIFSKKQQNNSQVQ, encoded by the coding sequence ATGGCAGGGAAAAGGGCCAAAATAGCATTATTTGTGCTGATAATATTATTCGTGAGCTCGCTGGTCGCTTCTGAAACGGTTCCCAGAGATGAGGAAGCTTTGTCCCACGGAGATAAGATTGCTTCGTGGCTGCACAAAAAAGGCATACCCTCCGATCTTGTAGTTCTCATTATAGCGATGCTGCCGATAGTCGAGCTCAGGGGAGCCATTCCTGTGGCAATGCACCTCTTCGGAATGTCTATACCCCATAGCTATATTTTATGTGTATTAGGCAACATGATACCAATTCCCTTTATCCTTCTTTTGTTGGGTCCTGTATCAAGGTTTTTAAGGCGTATGAAGATATTCGATAAGTTTTTCATATGGCTGTTCAACAGGACGCGTAAACGCTCTAACAAAATAAAGAAGTATGAAGAATTGGGTCTTATTGCTTTTGTAGCTATACCTCTTCCTATAACGGGTGCATGGACAGGAAGCCTTGCTGCTTTTCTTTTCGGATTAAGGTTTTGGCCCTCTTTTTTCTGTGCTCTTGCTGGTGTATGTATTGCTGGTGTTGTTGTTACTGCCTTTTCAGCTTTGGGATGGGTTGGAGCCATATCCGCAGGCGTAATCCTGATAATTATCGCTGCAACGAGTATATTCTCTAAAAAACAACAGAATAATTCTCAAGTGCAATAA
- a CDS encoding ABC transporter substrate-binding protein, which translates to MNKNLLIVFVCIIFVAILLLSSKLADDKYHLRDPRIKPSSKLELSQKKTVLSFMPNWYSGAQFSGYYYAEHYKIYESFNLDVNILRFDNDYDVLGHLIAGELDVAVMSMNYFTDACKQTDQIVVLAAIFQYEPSVFIVKENSGIECPTDFKEKKIICKNKDWKRMIYRIISTAGLDSSQVELVYGQNDLAAFTSGDIDIWAGYAHNEPVEFDMAGIETSNIYAYDYGVINYEGLLVTTRDLLEHNSDAVESFLSASMIGWDNSIKNPELTLKAIQCFDSSISISFQRQSLAKIVPFIHTGEKPLGCVDISRWNSLMGENGLEDESYLAIDLINKIHSKQY; encoded by the coding sequence TTGAACAAGAATTTGTTAATTGTTTTTGTTTGTATTATCTTTGTAGCTATACTGTTACTTTCATCCAAACTCGCTGATGATAAATACCATTTGCGCGATCCAAGAATAAAGCCATCCAGCAAACTAGAGCTTTCACAAAAAAAAACTGTATTATCGTTTATGCCAAACTGGTATTCAGGGGCCCAGTTTTCGGGATATTATTATGCTGAGCACTACAAGATATATGAAAGTTTTAACCTTGATGTTAATATTTTAAGATTCGATAACGATTATGATGTTCTTGGGCATCTTATAGCCGGAGAGCTAGATGTAGCAGTTATGAGCATGAATTATTTTACTGATGCATGTAAACAAACAGATCAAATTGTGGTCTTAGCCGCTATATTTCAATATGAACCCTCTGTATTTATAGTTAAGGAAAACAGTGGGATTGAATGTCCAACTGATTTTAAAGAGAAGAAAATAATTTGCAAAAATAAAGACTGGAAGAGAATGATTTATCGGATTATCTCGACAGCCGGCCTCGATTCCAGTCAAGTCGAGTTGGTATATGGCCAGAATGATTTGGCTGCCTTCACATCGGGCGATATAGATATATGGGCAGGTTATGCTCATAACGAACCTGTTGAATTCGACATGGCAGGTATAGAGACTTCGAATATATATGCTTATGACTATGGAGTTATTAATTACGAAGGTTTGTTAGTAACTACCAGAGATTTACTCGAGCATAATAGCGATGCAGTAGAATCATTTCTTTCTGCTTCCATGATTGGTTGGGATAACTCTATAAAAAATCCTGAATTAACCCTGAAAGCGATTCAATGCTTCGATTCTTCTATTTCAATTTCGTTTCAGAGACAATCTTTGGCTAAAATCGTGCCTTTTATTCACACTGGGGAAAAACCTCTAGGCTGTGTAGATATCTCGCGATGGAACAGCTTAATGGGTGAGAATGGTTTGGAAGACGAATCGTATCTTGCTATCGATTTGATTAATAAAATTCACTCCAAGCAATATTGA
- a CDS encoding PAS domain S-box protein: protein MLDRFKKDVGVRLTAIFIMGCMIPLFFFGVYIYFKTVKNLVDMSRDRVSTNIQLREHYIHSWIEAQENSIEEIAELYKHNVNIPLSKNDIISFFIKDNSEFFEIFILSTKDGNIIQSTEPLNIGKIKKERAYFHNGIKGTYTSNIYFSPSLQGPAMTIATPIEISGDTLLVLAGRVKLDKLISVLGLGFSDKTSINSYLVNRWNAFTIGSDKVEEKTGNFSFGIQKAIEEGRFIGKYKDWNGTTVIGCCRFISTLGAVLVVEVEYDLATSPLKKDIVVIFAILIASILIASFFFYFLLKNTLKPIDEISKAAQTAAQGNLNVRVRSKGMDQIALLASSFNSMVSKLADSLHEKALSDQKRSHLIERANDGFITIDRFGNILDINQSVSRMWNYTQVELKQMLVFELFQEDDAKTFGRQIRRIEYNDSAGLIELNAVKQNGVFFPTEMSLISLGDGTYLVIARDITEKKILERELVQAQKLESVGTLAAGIAHDFDNLLVGVLGAASLIKSTTNNSDPRYEMLEIIETSAERAAGLVKQLMTFARQEPPHRETTNISTLIEEVMRVLRTSGSPDIFFRTRVASNLPMVFVDPVQIKQTFFNLCLNAIDAMPDGGELTVEVNFVEVDSSKFKTLKDSRNKNFVEILISDTGIGISEDKIDRIFEPFFSTKGPGKGTGLGLSISYGIVEFHGGAINVDSVEGIGSTFRVYLPALSHDVNCPIEQKPSIFFIDKNPSLRRLYRVALDGGHYSLLSFSSLNMALLETKKSQLHPDIILLGSSALDDDLSASLYILKTSFPKAARILLGEIEGISEIDFDEMIPEYNDVKKVLEALGRISSNL from the coding sequence ATGTTAGATCGTTTTAAAAAGGACGTTGGAGTTCGCCTCACAGCTATATTTATTATGGGATGCATGATTCCTCTGTTTTTTTTCGGTGTTTATATCTATTTTAAAACTGTGAAAAATCTTGTTGATATGTCGCGCGACCGGGTAAGCACAAATATTCAGTTAAGAGAGCATTATATCCATTCATGGATTGAAGCACAGGAAAATTCTATTGAAGAAATCGCCGAATTATATAAGCACAATGTGAACATTCCTCTATCCAAGAATGACATAATAAGCTTTTTTATTAAGGACAATAGCGAATTCTTTGAAATTTTCATTTTATCTACAAAAGATGGAAATATTATACAATCCACTGAGCCTTTGAATATTGGTAAAATAAAAAAGGAGAGAGCCTATTTCCATAATGGAATAAAAGGGACTTACACCTCTAATATTTATTTTAGCCCCTCTCTTCAGGGACCGGCAATGACCATCGCTACTCCCATAGAAATCAGTGGCGATACTTTGCTTGTTTTAGCGGGAAGAGTTAAACTCGATAAGCTTATTTCGGTTCTTGGACTCGGATTTTCAGATAAAACCTCAATCAATTCCTACCTTGTGAATAGGTGGAATGCTTTTACAATAGGTTCAGATAAGGTTGAAGAAAAAACAGGAAATTTTTCTTTTGGTATTCAAAAAGCTATTGAAGAAGGCCGATTTATTGGCAAGTATAAGGATTGGAATGGGACAACTGTAATCGGATGTTGTAGGTTTATATCTACTTTAGGTGCAGTGCTTGTTGTCGAAGTTGAATATGATTTGGCAACCAGCCCGCTAAAAAAAGATATTGTAGTTATTTTCGCTATTCTTATAGCTTCAATATTAATAGCATCTTTTTTCTTCTATTTTCTTTTAAAAAACACTCTTAAGCCAATCGACGAAATTTCTAAGGCCGCTCAAACCGCTGCTCAAGGAAATCTTAATGTTCGTGTTAGAAGCAAGGGCATGGACCAGATTGCCCTCTTAGCATCGAGTTTTAATTCTATGGTTTCTAAATTAGCCGATAGTTTGCACGAAAAAGCCCTGTCGGATCAAAAACGAAGTCACCTTATCGAACGCGCAAATGATGGGTTTATTACAATCGATAGGTTTGGAAACATACTCGATATTAATCAAAGTGTTTCTAGGATGTGGAATTATACTCAAGTCGAACTTAAACAGATGCTTGTCTTTGAACTGTTTCAAGAAGACGATGCTAAAACCTTTGGGCGACAGATCCGAAGAATAGAATATAATGATTCTGCTGGACTGATAGAATTGAATGCTGTTAAACAAAATGGAGTGTTTTTTCCGACTGAGATGAGTCTTATATCTTTGGGCGATGGAACATATCTTGTTATAGCAAGAGACATCACTGAAAAGAAAATACTTGAACGCGAGCTTGTACAAGCACAAAAGCTGGAAAGCGTCGGAACCCTTGCAGCAGGTATTGCCCACGATTTCGATAATTTACTCGTAGGTGTTTTAGGTGCCGCCTCACTTATAAAATCGACAACTAATAACTCTGACCCGAGATACGAGATGCTCGAAATTATTGAAACTTCCGCTGAGCGGGCTGCAGGGTTAGTCAAACAATTAATGACATTTGCCAGACAGGAACCACCGCATAGAGAGACTACTAATATCTCGACATTAATCGAAGAGGTCATGAGAGTTTTGCGCACAAGTGGAAGTCCTGATATCTTTTTCAGAACCAGAGTAGCTTCTAATCTGCCTATGGTTTTTGTCGATCCAGTCCAGATTAAGCAGACTTTCTTCAATCTTTGTTTAAATGCTATTGATGCCATGCCCGATGGTGGAGAGCTGACGGTCGAGGTCAATTTTGTTGAAGTAGATTCTTCAAAATTTAAAACCCTAAAGGATTCCCGAAATAAGAATTTTGTTGAGATTTTAATCTCAGACACAGGTATTGGAATCTCCGAGGATAAAATTGATAGGATTTTCGAACCGTTTTTTAGCACTAAAGGCCCCGGCAAGGGAACTGGATTGGGGCTTTCAATTTCATATGGTATTGTGGAATTCCACGGTGGGGCGATAAATGTCGATTCAGTTGAAGGTATTGGTTCTACTTTTAGGGTTTATCTTCCAGCTTTATCTCATGATGTCAATTGTCCAATAGAGCAAAAACCATCCATTTTCTTTATCGATAAAAATCCTTCCTTAAGGAGATTATATCGAGTGGCTCTCGATGGAGGACATTATTCCTTATTAAGCTTCTCCTCGCTAAATATGGCCCTATTGGAAACAAAGAAATCTCAGTTACACCCGGATATTATATTGCTGGGTTCTTCTGCTCTCGATGATGATCTATCAGCGTCTCTTTATATTTTAAAAACAAGCTTTCCAAAGGCGGCTAGGATTCTTCTGGGAGAAATCGAAGGTATATCAGAGATAGATTTTGATGAAATGATTCCTGAATACAACGATGTAAAAAAAGTTCTAGAAGCTCTCGGAAGGATTAGTTCGAATCTATAA